CCTCTTTAGTACTCAAAGACACAGATGTACGACATACATAATAGATATTGTTCAAGTAAGGCCATAAAGGAAACCGCCTTAGATCGACTTTTTCTACATCAACACACATATCATGCAATGAAATACCATCTACATTAATTAGCATGGTAATCATCTTACGAAAAACATCATAATAAGTAATTATGCATTGCATGATGCATCACAAAATCATgcctaattttcaaatagtaAAGGTATAGATTGATATCCATCCAGTCATAAAGTTGTCACCGGAACAATCACTTTTGTGGAGTCGGAGTTATAATATCGGTGCACAGAGAGTAAGGCTATTGTTTTGGCCGGAGTTGAGGTTTGTTTATGAGATGATTTTGAGGTTAGGTAGGATTGGTCCCTTTTGTCTCATTTGATTGGTGTGAATGTAATGCTAATAGAGTGACTCATGCTTGGCTCGTGCCGCGGTGTCCTTTGCTTATATTGGGTTGGTTTTTATTGTTgagatttcttcttcttttcttgaaGAAGTGGTTAGGGTTTCTTTGTAATATCCCGGATTCAATCTCATCCGCTTTTTTTGAGGAGGCGTGCAAATGTGgtttgattattaaaaatttgattgttgtaTGAACGTAGAGGGGCATAATGTATAATGTGGTTTGattgttaaaataaagttaaatttaaaaaagaaaagaaaaataggaaagATGATTAAACATAATTGTGATTAAttatggagagaaaaaagatgaattagAAATTGAAGGGAACGGCTACATAACTGATTAGCTGTCATCATAGAGAAAGCAAAGGTCAACCAACATCCTCAACTCAACGTGTTGTCCTCACCCCTCACCTTCTTGTTTCTAAATATTCTGAGATCCTTATTCCTTTCTACGACCGATTCTTCagctcttctcttcttcaactaATTCCTTTTTACAAATTCATATCAAAACCCCCCctactctttcatttttttgttttcctttttcctccttccttcttccccatttccttttcttttcttttcccgaTTAACATACACACATCACTCTGTTTCTCAAAATCAAAGCCTCTCCAGGGAGTGCCATGCAAGTCACCTCCTGGGGTTAGGCCCATATCTATTACTTTTCATTACtctttacaatttctttttcataacaTGGCCTTCAAATTGCATtcattaataacaaaaactcTCTCCTTCATGGaacattctcttcttttttgatTCTTCCTTTGGAGTTGGGGCCGCCGTGCTTCTCTAAAATGGCAGACGATATGTCCGATAAGAAATCAAGCTGTGGCTTATTGAACGCTGTGTTTGGCCGCCGTGGATTTTGGCCGAGAAGAACTGCCTCAAATGCCTCATTGTCGACTATGAATTCAAATAACAACGATTTTGTTAAAACGGCGAGCTCCCAGAATTCAAAGCGCCGACGTGGTGGCTCTGATGAGGGGGCATTCATTCATGTTTCAGCAGTCGAGTCGAAACCGAAGGTGGGTCCGAATCAGCAGACTCAACAGAGGGTGGTTTATTCAAATCAGAATCAGAATCAGAATCAGCAGAGAGGAGCTGCGTCGAATATCCAGAATGTAGGGTGTAAGATTGCGGCACCGCCGAGCAGAGTGGCGGCGTCGGCGGGGAATGGGTATGTGGACCAAGGAAGAAGGGTGCCGAAGGAAGCCATCGGTATCTCCGGCGAGCTCGAGCTCATGATCGCCGATCACCAGAAATCGAAGGGGACTAATGGGTCGCTTGTTCGAGCCTCCTCCAGCAATGTCATGCTTTTCGGAAATTTGGGTAATATCCTGAAATTATAGGGACtaaattggaactttttaaaatgaggAGGACCAACAaattaagaactaaatttgtaggattaaaatttttattgtttttaaggATGAATGGCACTATTTTCACAGGTAACTTGAGACAAGGAGGGAATGGCGGAGGAAATACATACAATGTGGTTGATTATATGCCCAAAACAGCAAGAGAAGAAACTCAAGTACCAAATGGTAGATACCAAAATGGCGTTGTGGGGAATGTTGGAAAGGGTCAACCGAAACAAAGCGTAGAACAAACGGGTTCTCTTTGTCGTGTGTTGTCGACTCGAATGGATCCCGAGCAATTGAAAATTATGGGAAATGAAGATTACAAGAATGGAAGATTTGCAGAAGCCTTAGCTTTATATGAGGCAGCAATTGCAATAGACCCGAATAAGGCTTCGTATCGAAGCAATAAAAGTGCAGCGTTAACAGCTCTTGGCATGCTTGTTGATGCAGTTTTTGAGTGCAGAGAAGCTATTCGGATTGAACCGCATTACCACCGAGCTCATCATCGACTTGCGACATTGTATCTTAGGTATTGGCAACACCTTAAAACTTTATTTAGCAAGTTTTCTATGGTTTTTTGGTAACTTTTCAGATAAGATTTCTGTCatcattttgagaaattgagGGTGGATATCTACATTGTTCTTTAATTGAGAGTACAGATTAGGAGACACAGAAAAGGCAATGTATCATTACAAACAATCGGGACCAGAAGCCGATCAAGAGGACTTAGCAAAAGCCAAGGCTGTTCAAGCTCATTTGAACAAGTGCACCGAAGCACGACGATTACGAGATTGGAACACCTTGATTAAGGAGACTGGCTTTGCAATTACATCCGGGGCAGACTCCGCTCCACAGGTGCTTATTTATTAGTCATTTCGATCATGTTATTGTTATAGGATTGTTCATTTACTAATCGACTCTTGTGGATTGTTTGCAAAAGATATTTGCTTTGCAAGCTGAGGCCTTTTTGAAGCTTCACAAACACCAAGATGCTGATGAGGCCATATCAAGAGGTCCAACCTTTGACGTGGATTCCTGTACTAAGTTCCTTGGCCCTGTTGGTAATGCCAATTTACTATTGATTCGAGCTCAGGTCGATTTGACTGCAGGCAGGTTCGTGtttaaatatcaaacattTTGCAAACACTATTTAACTGCTACTAGCTGCAGCATTAACGTTTAGGACTAAAATATTAGATACTCTTGTGCATATGAGAATAAATCAAATGCTtaagaaacaattaaaagatGAATAGATAAATGCTtaagaaacaattaaaagatTAAGAAGTCAAATGTTTGAGTCTCCAATTAACTTTCATATCATTGTTCATTGGCTTAAAGAACGTTTAAAAGGAGAAATGCTTAACAACATTGGCATGAACTTCCCTGTTGTGGTGCTACAATGGTTCTCAAAATGGTGTGTATCTACAGGTTCGATGATGCACTGGAGGCAGCACAGCGAGCAGCTCGGCTTGACTCAAACAACAGGGATACTAATGTAGTGATGAGGAGAGCTCGAGCTATTACAGCTGCTCGATCAAATGGAAATGAGCTATTCAAAGCATCTAGATTCTCAGAGGCGTGTCTTGCATATGGGGAGGGACTTGAGCATGATCCCTACAATTCTGTGCTGCTGTGTAATCGAGCTGCTTGCCGGTCCAAACTTGAACAATTTGAGAAAGCAGTTGAAGATTGCACAGCAGCCCTTAATGCTCGCCCGTCCTATAGCAAGGCAAGACTGAGACGAGCAGATTGCAATGCGAAGGTACCCTATATTCTTCCTCCCTTTTATCATCATTTTGACCAGAGAGAACAAAAGTTAACGTAAATAACTAGCCAGTCCCACGAACAAACTCCCATTCCCATCTTTATGTACTAACGTGATGTCATGCAGTTGGGAAAATGGGAATCTTCAATAAAAGACTACGAAATCTTGCTCGAGGAAACTCCCGATGACAAAGAAGTCCGCGAAGCACTTGCCAAATCTCGGATGCAGTTAAAGAAGCAGCAGGTGTAAAGTATAGTGaacaatttgatatatattcaatCATAATAATGTATCAATGAGGCGCAACCTTTACGTAGATGTTAAAAAAAGGGCACCAATTGTGGCCAAGAACCACCAGGAGttcaaaaattcaagttttaaaGAGAAAGGGAAGGCCACAAGTAGTAATACTGAATATTATGACCTGTAATTTCTCAGCAAAAGTTGGTGCATTAGGATCTGGCTTTGCccaaaattatttctttctgtATAGAATTCTACTTGTAGTTTTggctattcttttttaagtttgattaaaTGGGATGGAAACTCTTGATTCAcctactttttcttcttctgttttgATTTTCCCCCCCATTTTTTGTGGAGCATTTGTACAACAATTGTGTAATAAGCAcatttgtttctgttttcttcGACAAGAGTGTATTTGGtaactttttctatttgtttttgtatacAAGTTAAACAAAATTGCCACTGAAGAAGAAACTCTCAACATACAGCAACAGGGATTCGAAAATCTATTATTCAAAGTCCAGTACAACCACTTTCATTATAACAAATCATCAATACATTTCTTCATAGATTAAGATTGAAAATGAACTTCAAGACCAAGAAAAAGAGATGgcttatatatgtatatattatgaCCCATAGgattttagagaaagaaaaggctAGAAAAGCTAATTGTTGGGCACCTTATTGGACCTAGAGATTAAATGCATTGCCTTCATGTGGTGAATTGCAGAGGAAGGATCAAGGCTTTTGGGGCAGTTGGCTGTGCAATTCTTCACAGTTCTACATCTATAAAGCTTTGTATCGTCTTCGGCTATTGCTTGCAATCGTTCCTTCTTGAACTCATCTCGACTATCATTTTaatcaagttttttaaaactcacaTCATCAATCATAGACTAAGGTAGTTGAACTTAAGATCTATAGTAAATTGGGATCGAGAAAGTTGAATTACCTATCAGAGATCCATCTATAGGCATGGAGCAATGCAGCAGGACCAAGAAACTCTTCTGGATTCCACCAATATGGAGGACATGAAGTACTACAACAAGCACAAAGAATACACTCGTACAACCCATCTAGTTTCTTCCTCTCTGCCGGAGATTGCCTGAACTCTCGCCCACCCTCTGCCGACCTTCTAGTCTTCAGCCATGGCTCGATTGACCTATATACATGCATCACACTACAGTCAGCTTAGAGGAAAAGTAAAATGTGATGATTCTCGCATACAATCAATCATCTTAATGACAAAACACACATGCATTTTATTCAAACATCAAGATAGTATCATTTCTGGGACGCATGTCAAGTGTCTTCGAATTCATATTAGTTAAGCATGAGTTTCATCTAAAAaccaatttgtttttaatgaaAGAAGTAACAGTATCCTTAGATGCTATGAAGCATCTGCCCAGTCTCGTGTAAATCTTATAAAGATTAGATACTGTAAcatctcttcattttttcaagAGTGGAATCCTCAAacatttcttataattttattattataataattgaaaattaatactTTCCATAAAAGGGAATAACGTTACAAAGATTTGAATGATAGCGAAAAGCTTAAGGTCAAGAGAGATTACTTGTATTGTTGGTAGAAGTTGGTGAGATCAACAACAAGATCTTTGATGACAAACATATGGGGAAGAGGGGTTATAATGGTGGGTTTGGAAGTGTCAGCATCAATAGGTTTGAGGCAAGCAACTGTGTTAGCTCCATCAATGTTCATGCCACATGATCCACATATTCCTTCCCTACAAGATCTTCTATAGCTCAAACTTGAGTCTTTTTCTGCTTTTATCTTCTGCAATGCATCTAAAACCTACAACATCACCATGCGAGAAGAGTGAGACCACTCTTAAATATAATCTAGTGGTGAGATGCCGGACACAAATTCAAGATACTTGTAAGTTGTATCCAAGTATGCAAAACTGTGAACACATTCTGACATTACAGGTCATCTTGAATAATTTCTTGAATCAAAGGCAAAAACTATCGTAACACTCAAACTGGTCAACGTACAAAGCTAGAAACATCCCAATCAACAGTACTAATCACCACATTCGAACTACTTTTGCAGTTTTTCTCCCAACACATTCATTCAAAAATTGCATTTCCTGTTAACCACTAACCACCAACTTCATGATATAAATTCGAGGTACTTTTGCAATCTCCGTACATTATGTAAATTCAAAATGGCATGTCATGATAACCACTGACCACAAAGTACAAATTTAAGGTACTTAAGGGGAGTATTTAATTTACCTAATAATATGATTCAATTATATTTGGGATTAATGACTcgaatgagaaataataatgcaGATTAAATTTGAGCAGCATTTGAAATGctagaaaacaataattatattgttttcGTTAATAATTGACATCGGAACTCATGAtatagttatcaaacaagtttttatctaaattttcttaaatagttATTGAACCATGTTGGTGTAAACAAGCAACAGAAgatcaaaacaagaaagaaaccaGAAACAGAAACGTTATGAAAGGAGGAGAGAGAGGGGGAAATGGAATATATAGTGTACCATAGGACCACATTTAGAGAGATCGAGAAAGAAAGAGTGAAGAAAAGGCTTGTGGTTGGGATATTGAGGATTCCACCTATATATTTTGAACTCCTTTCGATTATTAAATTCATCAAGGTTGCTCTTTATTTCACCATGAGCTTCCATGGCTTCTTCTGCATGTTGCTTAGCCATAGGACGTGCCTCTAATACTCCAAACCTTTGCTTCCACTCCTTGTTGTAGCCATGGCGGAACCACCTTTTTAACATGGATCCCTCCtagtttacttttcttttgaattatttgaaatgaagAACGAAGTGTTTGATTTGGCGTTTCACAAATTTAAGCACTTTTGCATGCCATAAGTATATGTGTGGGTTATTGCTTTGAATTACACGTGCTCTACCCTTCCATCACacttgtaaattaaatatgatgtGCACTTACATAACGAAAACCATAATGCAACATATAACACGTATCCTCAAATATAACCGAACAATTTTGatgttataataaaatttaaatctaactCTCATCCTCTGTCAATCatcaatcatattttttatcaatcatgaatcatattttttatataattatgttgTTAGTAGGTGTGATAACCGTCcgatatatctaattacttgtcatatttgtaatatgtaAAGAAgatatatcacatatatatatatattttatcctCGCATGCAATTAAACATAgagtgtaaaagaaaaattttcacaCAAAAATGTCTAATACAAAATTAGTCTTTCCATGTTTCATTATCACTTGTTCTATAGAATGGGCTTGGGCCTTGGTGTAATGTGATATGGGCAAAAGCCCATTTAAACATTGGGAAACTATACGATGGAttggaaatttcaaaatcatttgtttGGGCTATTTTCGGAGTAATAGTTACACATTTAGccattagatttaaaataattaaatatataataatattttaaattctttttgtaaatatagcaaaatttttcaaattctattaatgatataagTTTATCTCCGACcgaccatgttgcaaatattggtttatGACTGATAGACATATGAAATCTATCAGTCATACAAGTCTACCAGCGATagctttgttatatttgtatttttttaaaatgttgttatgttcttaattattattgctaaaatagtaatttttcttttttctaattttggagATAGTTGGaacaattagatttaaaagaattagatatatgataatattttaa
This is a stretch of genomic DNA from Cucumis sativus cultivar 9930 chromosome 4, Cucumber_9930_V3, whole genome shotgun sequence. It encodes these proteins:
- the LOC101209955 gene encoding succinate dehydrogenase [ubiquinone] iron-sulfur subunit 3, mitochondrial — its product is MLKRWFRHGYNKEWKQRFGVLEARPMAKQHAEEAMEAHGEIKSNLDEFNNRKEFKIYRWNPQYPNHKPFLHSFFLDLSKCGPMVLDALQKIKAEKDSSLSYRRSCREGICGSCGMNIDGANTVACLKPIDADTSKPTIITPLPHMFVIKDLVVDLTNFYQQYKSIEPWLKTRRSAEGGREFRQSPAERKKLDGLYECILCACCSTSCPPYWWNPEEFLGPAALLHAYRWISDSRDEFKKERLQAIAEDDTKLYRCRTVKNCTANCPKSLDPSSAIHHMKAMHLISRSNKVPNN
- the LOC101210205 gene encoding inactive TPR repeat-containing thioredoxin TTL3; translated protein: MADDMSDKKSSCGLLNAVFGRRGFWPRRTASNASLSTMNSNNNDFVKTASSQNSKRRRGGSDEGAFIHVSAVESKPKVGPNQQTQQRVVYSNQNQNQNQQRGAASNIQNVGCKIAAPPSRVAASAGNGYVDQGRRVPKEAIGISGELELMIADHQKSKGTNGSLVRASSSNVMLFGNLGNLRQGGNGGGNTYNVVDYMPKTAREETQVPNGRYQNGVVGNVGKGQPKQSVEQTGSLCRVLSTRMDPEQLKIMGNEDYKNGRFAEALALYEAAIAIDPNKASYRSNKSAALTALGMLVDAVFECREAIRIEPHYHRAHHRLATLYLRLGDTEKAMYHYKQSGPEADQEDLAKAKAVQAHLNKCTEARRLRDWNTLIKETGFAITSGADSAPQIFALQAEAFLKLHKHQDADEAISRGPTFDVDSCTKFLGPVGNANLLLIRAQVDLTAGRFDDALEAAQRAARLDSNNRDTNVVMRRARAITAARSNGNELFKASRFSEACLAYGEGLEHDPYNSVLLCNRAACRSKLEQFEKAVEDCTAALNARPSYSKARLRRADCNAKLGKWESSIKDYEILLEETPDDKEVREALAKSRMQLKKQQV